The DNA window CCCAAGCCTTATCACCTTCTTACAACAAAGATTCTCTGGCGCATAAAGAAAGGATCAGTCGGTACACTCGCATTATTGCCAGTGAAACGGCAGAGGTATGGGGGTTTGATGATGAAACCATCGAGCATTTGTGCCTTTTTTCTCGTTTCCACGATATTGGCAAGGTAAACCTCGCCATCGATCTTTTGTGTAAAACCGCCAATCTGGATGGCAGTGAAACGTCGAAAATGCGCAACCACATCGAAAGTGGCGTTGAGATAATGGACAAGATCATTGAGTCTCTGGGAAATCCGCACCATCCGAGCATCACACTGTTGACGCAAGTGATGGCTTATCATCACGAGTTCCTTGATGGCTCTGGTTATCCATTTGGCTTGCAGGGTGAGCAAATCCCGCCAGTGGCACGAGTCGTGTCGGTGGCTAATATTTTTGACGCATTAACCACTCATAGGCCCTATCGGCAAGCTTGGTCTATCACCCATGCGTTGCTGGAAATGGAAAAAATGGTCGCGGAAGGAAAACTCGACAAGGCTTGTGTCAACGCTTTGAGAGAACATCAGGATAAACTAAAGCAGATCGTGGCACGTTTTCCTGAGCACGATCCCAAAGATGGCTTTTATTGATTCAGCACGCACGCAAAACAGGCTCTTTAAATAGGCAAAAACGATTGAATGAATAGATTTAATCGCTTTTGCCTTTTTTATTGGTCAGCATAGAATAGTCGTTAAAGAGGAAAAGATTTCTCATTCAGCTCGGATAAGAAGGTGATTACTATGACTGACAAAACAAATTTAATTGGGCTTGAACAACAAGCAGCGCTGAATCTAGCCAAACAACTTAACACCTTACTGTCAAACTATCAGGTGTTTTACATGAATACTCGCGGGTATCATTGGAATATTAAAGGGCCGCAGTTTTTTGAATTACATGCGAAGTTTGAAGAGATCTACACTGATCTACAAACGAAAATTGATGAACTGGCTGAGCGTATTCTGACATTAGGTTTTACTCCCGTTCACGGCTTTAGTGACTACCTTGCGTACAGTGTGATCAAAGAGCATAAAAATGCCTTAACTGGTGAAGAGTGCGTCGCGGGTCTACTCAATGGCTTCACGACAATCGTGCATCAGCAACGTGAACTGCTTAAACAGGCGAGTGAAGCGGATGACGAAGGGACCGCCTCGCAGATGAGCGACTACATTCGTGAGCAAGAAAAACTCGTTTGGATGCTTAATGCTTACTTGCAATAAAAAGCCATAAGAGTAAGCGACAACTAGTGCAAGCTGGTCGCAAACGGCTTGCACAAAAAAAGGCTGTATAAATGACCAGTGTGGGTTGACGAAGTCGCATCAAGTACTATACTGGATGTATGAACAGGTTCTTGGAGGAGGTAACGCTATGTTGTGGGAAACCTTAGAACGTGTAAACAGGCTGCGTCAACAAGCCATGTCTAATCCTGATTTTGTTCAATCGGCAAAAGAGCATGAACAAGCTCTCAGTGAACAAGAGCAGGCAGTTTTTTGTCCTAAAACGAAACGCCGGATAAACAAACCGAAATCTCTGGCAGATATTTATCAACAAACAGAATTTGGCCATCGTGAACATCAGCAACAACATTAACGTCAACCCTAACTTTAGCTAGAGCCGCAAATTAAATTGCGGCTTTTTTATGGCTGTTAGAAATCGGCTTTCTTGACAAAATAGGGATTATTGTATTTTTTCTCTGGTCCGAACTCTTTTAACACCAGACGGTTCCAAAGCGCCTTATCGAATTTCTCTTTTGGAATGGAAGGGTAGAGCGTCTCGACTTCTTCCCAAGCGAAACTCATGAACTCTTTCTTCTTGATCTGATTGTATTTTCTCGCAACTTGGTTGTGTTTCTTGATCCACTCTTTTTTATATTGGATGAGCAGTTTCTTGTGCCTGATCTAGTGGAAAGCGTGATAAAAATACTCGCTTATACGAGACTTTTCGATCCACCATGGTACGCATCGCCGTTTGAATATACTTACCATGATGTGTAGTGGAGATTTCCGCTTCATCGACCAAAGGAATACACCATCCCTTAGGAAAAAAATCGGGCTTTTGATACTGCTGGTTGCGTACCGTTAGAGCGTTGTGCAGCACCAGGTCGGACGTACCGCGGAAAGTTTGTTGCCATTTAGCAATGCGAATTTGCAGTGAGCCAGGCAAGCGATATATATGAGTAAATTTGTCTTCGTTCATGGACACAATACACAATAGTTGTTGATGTGATTGAAAATGAGAGTAACAACCTGTTTTTCATTGTAGTCAGTATTTTGCGAAAAACATTTTACCTCACGCGACTAAACCCAAAATTTAGCGGCAACTTAAGCCGTATTGCCACGCGTTTAAATCGTTGAAGCTCAACTATTGTACAATAGTCGCCTGTTAGATGGCGAGAGAAAAGATGTTTCCAAGTATCAGCGGGATTGGATTGCGATAGGCAGAACTCCAGTGGGCAGGTGCAGTTTTAATGCGAAGATAAGCGGTCGCTTCGATGAAAGATGCAAGTGCATCAAGCAAGGTGCCAAGAGCCCTCAAGTGACTCTTGGCGCGCTCGTGATAGTTTTAAGAGGCTTGTTCGAGTTGCTCCTCTTCCTGTTTCTCTATCTCTTTGATGTGTTGGTTCGCTTGTTGTAGTTGGTACATTTGCGCATAGCGGCCTTTCATTGCAAGCAGTTGTTTGTGGCTACCGGACTCGACTAAATCACCATGATGCAGCACGACTATCTGATCGGCATCGAGTATGGTGGAAAGACGATGGGCGATAACAACCAGCGTCATATCATGACGCAGCTCCGCCAAGCTGCGTTGAATCAAAGCTTCGGTGCCTGAGTCAATGTTGGCGGTTGCTTCGTCCAAGATGAGAATTTTGGGCTTCGCAATCAACACTCTTGCCATGGCCAACAATTGCTTCTGACCTGCAGAAAGATTGGTTTCACCTTGGCCAAGTTGGGTGTCAATACTCGCCGGGTAGCGTCGTACCTGTTCAGCGAGGCCCACTTGCTCTAGAGATTGCCAAATCATTTCATCGCTCACGTCGCGCCCTAGGGCAATATTTTCTCTGACGGATGTGGGCAAAATGTGCGGATCTTGCTGCACCATCGCAATGTCTCTGCGTAGTACTTCCTTACTGAGCGAAGAGAGCGGGCGTCCATCGATCTTTAATGTTCCCTCGCTCAGCGGATAGAATCCCATCAGCAAGGAAGCCAAAGTACTTTTTCCGCTGCCGGTATGGCCGACTAAAGCGACAAAACTTTGATGAGGGACGTCAATATTGATCTCTTTGAGCACTTGCTGTTTGCCATCGTAGCTAAAATTGAGCCCTGCGATCTGGATGCTTCCCGTAGCAAGTGCTTGGTTGTCACTGCCGTAGGTTTGTTCCGGTGCGTCAATCATTTCAAAAATTCGCTCACTGGCCACTAAGGCTTGCTGAAGCAGTGTAAGTTGCTGCGTCATCTCAATCAAGGGTTCGGTGATACGGCCGAGATAGCTAATGAAGGCATACAAAACCCCGACACCAATCATTTCAACGCCGCTGTAACCGAAAATCGCCACCAGAGTAAGAAGAGTAATGCCCGAGAGTAAGTCCATTAAAGGGCGTAGTAGCACACCGTTGAGTGTGATGACTTTTTTACCTGCTTTCAGGTGCGCGTCAGTAAGCTGGTTGAATTGCTGATTAAAACGCTTCTCTTGGCGCATCAGTTGAATCACGCCCATGCCTTGAATCGATTCGCTGAGGTTGCCGTTGATGTCGGTTTGCAAATCGCGCATCAACCGATATGAACTCGTACTAAGTTTTTGAAATAACGCCATAAAGGCTACGACGATCGGCAGCAGTACTAAAACCACCAAGGTGAGTTTCCAGCTTAAAATAAACATGACCGCCAACATCACCACAATCATGACCAAGTTTTTCACCACCGAGGCGATCAGCAGTTCGTAAAATTGTTGCAGGGATTCGGTGTCATTGGTTAAACGGGAAACCAGTTTGCCAGTCGGTGTATAGTCAAACGCTGACAGCGGCTGACGAATCACTTTATTGAACGCCTGACGTCGGATGGTCTTGATGATGTGCGTGGCCACAATGTTGAATTGCAAACCTTGCAAATATTGAAAGAGCGCCGAGCAGATCAGCAGCCCGAGATAGCTCGCGATCAAGGTCAGTAAAACGGATTGGCTATAGTTATCTTTGGTGATGTGTTCATCAATAAAATATTGAATTAACCAAGGACCGCCTGCATTGGCGAGTGCGGCAATAAACAAAAACAGCAGCCCAGTTAGCATCGCTTTGGGCTGAGCCAACGGATAAGCAAACAGACGTTTTAAGGTAGTGGATTTCATTGCTTATGCCTCCTCCATGGCTTGTTCTAATTGCTGGTAGCGGTACATTTCAGCATACCAAGCGTGATTATCCAGCAGTGCTTTATGCGAGCCCCTTTCCACAATATGGCCATGGTTTAGCACCACAATCTCATTGGCTTTTTCTAAAGCAGTCAGACGATGGGCGATCACGATCAGCGATTGGTGGCGATAATGTTGCTCCAAGTTGCGGAGAATTTGATGCTCTGTGCGCCCATCGACCGCAGAAAGTGCGTCATCTAAAATCAGAATTTCCGCATTGAGTAACATGGCGCGAGCGATGGCGATACGCTGTTTTTGCCCGCCAGAGAGTGTGATGCCTTTTTCACCCACTTCAGTGTCGTAACCATCAGGAAACTTAAGGATGTCGTCATGGATACAGGCCAGTTTTGCCGCGCGAAAGACCTCTTCTTTAGAAGCATTGGGGCTGCCCAAGGCAATATTTTCAAAGATAGAGCAGGAAAACAGAAACGGTGACTGGCTGACCACGGCAAACTTGCTGCGCCACTGTTCCAGGTCTGCCTTTTTCAGCGCGACTTGCCCATAGTGAATATCACCGTGCTGCATCTCTTGCTGACGTAGCAGCAGCGAAAGCAAGGTGGATTTACCACTGCCAACGGGGCCAGCAATGCCAAGCATTGAACCCGGAGCGACAGTAAAGTGGCATTGGCTGAGTGCGGCAGGCAGATCCGCGCTCCAATGGTAGCTCTCAATGTTGACATGCAGAGGCTGAGGCTCTTTCGAGAGCGATTGATTACCGCTCACGATCTCCGGCTTCTGCGCAAAGATCTCTTCTAGACGATTCCAAGCCGCAGAACCACGTTCGAGAATGTTGAACAAGAAAGCAAATGCCAGCATTGGCCAAATCATCAAGCCAAGATACATGGTGAAGGCGGTGAGATCGCCGAGCGTGATTTCTTGATGATGCACCAAATACGCGCCGACACTGATACTGAGGAAAAAAGAGAGGCCGATCGTCAGTTGGATCGCTGGATCAAAACGGGCGTCGACACGGGCAACGGCAATATTTTTGTTGCCTGTATCTTCCACAACGGCGTCAAAGCGTTGCTGCTCTTGATTCTCAAGACCAAACGCGCGCAACATCCTCACGCCGTTTAATGACTCTTGGGTTAAATCCGACATATCGGAGAAGGCTTCTTGGGCGACTTTAAAACGTTGATGGAGAATGCGCACTATGTAGAAAATCGCAATGCCAAGAAAGGGCATAGGCAGCAGGGCAACCAGCGTTAGCTTCCAACTGATCTGGGTGATCATGATGATCAATACGGCGATGCCGGTAATCAGTGAATCGGCGGCGGTGAGCACTCCTTCACCAGCGGTCACCACCACGTTTTTCACATCGTTAGTGCCGCGCGCCATTAAGTCGCCCGTTTTATAACGTTCGAAGAAGCGGGGGGGCTGAGTGGATAAATGTTGATAAAGACGATTGCGTAATATGGTGCCAAGCTCAATGCTGGCGCCAAATAACCAGACACGCCACAAAATGCGGCAAACGTAAATAGCTAGCCAAACCAGCAGCAGCAGACCCAGCCACTGCATCATCTCATCGGTAGGCATGGTATCGGCAACAATCCCGTCAACGATATTGCCCACCGCTTTTGGGGTGATCAATTGCATTGCCGAGATCAGCATAAATAACAGTATTGAGCCGCAATAGTGTTTCCACCTCAGCCTAAAGAACCATCGTAATTGCCAGAAAATTTTCACCTGCGCCTCCTGCACCTGCTGTTGTTATTTGTACCAGATTTCCCTAATGGCAAAGTTTGCGTCGGCGTCTTGCAAAGAGTGCTTGGTGATCACGCGATGCCGTACAAGATCGCGTTGAGCTTGGCACTCTCAACCGATTTCCGTTCAGAGAGTCTGGACTTTACACCCGGAGCTGAAAGTAGGTCGAACAGCCTTTAAACCGGGATAAGAAAATGTTGAGTTGTGTGGCTATGAGACAAGAAATGGCGTTGAAAGCAAGTTTCTGCGCAAAAATGTCTCTAATTTATTGTTATGTTGAAATTAATTTTTGCCCAGTACGACAGAAACAATGCGCTGTTTTGGCGTAACTCGTTCGGTTTATTTTGCATTCTCAGCAAAAATTCCATTGAGGATGATGGGCTGGAACCTTCAATTATTGTGTTTCATCCATCGAATACAAGATGATTTTTATCCTGAGCAAAAAAACGACACAATGTTACTTATTGATAACATCAAAGGGTCAGAATATGTGA is part of the Vibrio cidicii genome and encodes:
- a CDS encoding HD domain-containing phosphohydrolase, translating into MDDFPALTRCVNEKSFRIIDDLNELSPSVHVKALIDSGYRSSIAAPCFEQDKFIGFLFVNSRKVAAFTQELVEKMKPYFDIIQFAIFSEYQIVHAIAECAEKTQALSPSYNKDSLAHKERISRYTRIIASETAEVWGFDDETIEHLCLFSRFHDIGKVNLAIDLLCKTANLDGSETSKMRNHIESGVEIMDKIIESLGNPHHPSITLLTQVMAYHHEFLDGSGYPFGLQGEQIPPVARVVSVANIFDALTTHRPYRQAWSITHALLEMEKMVAEGKLDKACVNALREHQDKLKQIVARFPEHDPKDGFY
- a CDS encoding Dps family protein; protein product: MTDKTNLIGLEQQAALNLAKQLNTLLSNYQVFYMNTRGYHWNIKGPQFFELHAKFEEIYTDLQTKIDELAERILTLGFTPVHGFSDYLAYSVIKEHKNALTGEECVAGLLNGFTTIVHQQRELLKQASEADDEGTASQMSDYIREQEKLVWMLNAYLQ
- a CDS encoding ABC transporter transmembrane domain-containing protein, encoding MKSTTLKRLFAYPLAQPKAMLTGLLFLFIAALANAGGPWLIQYFIDEHITKDNYSQSVLLTLIASYLGLLICSALFQYLQGLQFNIVATHIIKTIRRQAFNKVIRQPLSAFDYTPTGKLVSRLTNDTESLQQFYELLIASVVKNLVMIVVMLAVMFILSWKLTLVVLVLLPIVVAFMALFQKLSTSSYRLMRDLQTDINGNLSESIQGMGVIQLMRQEKRFNQQFNQLTDAHLKAGKKVITLNGVLLRPLMDLLSGITLLTLVAIFGYSGVEMIGVGVLYAFISYLGRITEPLIEMTQQLTLLQQALVASERIFEMIDAPEQTYGSDNQALATGSIQIAGLNFSYDGKQQVLKEINIDVPHQSFVALVGHTGSGKSTLASLLMGFYPLSEGTLKIDGRPLSSLSKEVLRRDIAMVQQDPHILPTSVRENIALGRDVSDEMIWQSLEQVGLAEQVRRYPASIDTQLGQGETNLSAGQKQLLAMARVLIAKPKILILDEATANIDSGTEALIQRSLAELRHDMTLVVIAHRLSTILDADQIVVLHHGDLVESGSHKQLLAMKGRYAQMYQLQQANQHIKEIEKQEEEQLEQAS
- a CDS encoding ABC transporter transmembrane domain-containing protein yields the protein MKIFWQLRWFFRLRWKHYCGSILLFMLISAMQLITPKAVGNIVDGIVADTMPTDEMMQWLGLLLLVWLAIYVCRILWRVWLFGASIELGTILRNRLYQHLSTQPPRFFERYKTGDLMARGTNDVKNVVVTAGEGVLTAADSLITGIAVLIIMITQISWKLTLVALLPMPFLGIAIFYIVRILHQRFKVAQEAFSDMSDLTQESLNGVRMLRAFGLENQEQQRFDAVVEDTGNKNIAVARVDARFDPAIQLTIGLSFFLSISVGAYLVHHQEITLGDLTAFTMYLGLMIWPMLAFAFLFNILERGSAAWNRLEEIFAQKPEIVSGNQSLSKEPQPLHVNIESYHWSADLPAALSQCHFTVAPGSMLGIAGPVGSGKSTLLSLLLRQQEMQHGDIHYGQVALKKADLEQWRSKFAVVSQSPFLFSCSIFENIALGSPNASKEEVFRAAKLACIHDDILKFPDGYDTEVGEKGITLSGGQKQRIAIARAMLLNAEILILDDALSAVDGRTEHQILRNLEQHYRHQSLIVIAHRLTALEKANEIVVLNHGHIVERGSHKALLDNHAWYAEMYRYQQLEQAMEEA